In a genomic window of Gigantopelta aegis isolate Gae_Host chromosome 9, Gae_host_genome, whole genome shotgun sequence:
- the LOC121380842 gene encoding 2-oxoglutarate-dependent dioxygenase citB-like, whose protein sequence is MSSIQIPVIDLKEAQNASQRLGVAQKLVKALETDGFLFLDNMPGVDLNKLLKNTEWFFSIPETDKSRLLKKQWNPQNSNRYRGYFPLQPNCASYKEGFEMGAEDVEFTDPDIHPIFKEPNVWPQALNKGDQFKADMIQLFSAMLKTGSEVLRLVAMGSGLDEMLFDKMFIPDTLSTLRLLHYPKRPNHFDIAAATADDGTVLSCSEHTDSGFVTLLATFDYPGLQIKSSGGQWYEVPPRPGSLVVNIGDILSQMTGGRLKATRHRVVDPKISRYSVPFFFEPRYGVNINYRLGDSETKTPESVCAYGHFVIDKLMQFSEYQNTFNDM, encoded by the coding sequence ATGAGTTCCATTCAAATTCCTGTAATAGATCTGAAAGAAGCTCAAAATGCCAGCCAGCGTTTAGGAGTTGCCCAGAAACTTGTGAAAGCATTGGAAACTGACGGTTTCCTTTTTCTTGACAACATGCCTGGTGTCGACCTGAACAAACTCTTAAAAAACACCGAATGGTTCTTTTCTATTCCAGAGACTGATAAGTCTCGACTGTTGAAGAAACAGTGGAACCCGCAAAATAGTAATCGCTATCGTGGCTATTTCCCACTTCAGCCGAATTGTGCATCTTACAAAGAAGGTTTTGAAATGGGCGCTGAAGATGTAGAATTTACAGACCCGGACATCCACCCTATCTTCAAGGAACCAAACGTCTGGCCGCAAGCGCTGAATAAGGGCGATCAGTTTAAGGCCGACATGATACAACTATTCTCAGCTATGCTGAAGACCGGAAGTGAGGTGCTGCGTCTGGTTGCTATGGGAAGCGGCCTGGACGAGATGCTTTTTGACAAGATGTTCATTCCGGACACTCTTTCCACGTTGAGGTTGTTGCATTATCCCAAACGACCTAACCATTTTGACATTGCTGCTGCCACTGCTGACGATGGGACAGTCTTGTCCTGTTCCGAACACACCGATTCCGGCTTCGTGACTCTGTTAGCGACGTTTGATTACCCAGGGCTTCAGATCAAGTCATCGGGCGGCCAGTGGTACGAAGTACCGCCGCGACCAGGCTCTCTGGTCGTCAACATCGGAGACATCTTGTCCCAGATGACCGGCGGGAGGCTAAAGGCGACACGCCACAGAGTTGTCGATCCAAAGATCAGTCGTTACTCTGTTCCGTTTTTCTTTGAACCTCGATACGGCGTTAACATTAACTACCGTCTAGGTGATTCTGAGACGAAAACCCCAGAGTCAGTTTGTGCATATGGTCATTTTGTGATTGACAAACTGATGCAATTTTCGGAGTATCAAAATACATTCAATGACATGTGA